CGTTCGCTGAACCCACAAAAGCACAACAGGCCTCGATCAGCCGGGCCAGCAGAGAAATGGCGGCGGCCGCCAAACGCTTTCTGGCATCCCTTCCCGAGGAACAACGTAAAGCAGCCACCTTCAAACTGGACAGCAAAGAACGTGACAGCTGGTACTTCATTCCCGACTTCGCCATCAAGGAAGATAAACGCACCGGTCTGCCCATGACTAAGATGACACCTCAGCAACAGATTTTCGCAGTCACACTGCCTGCCACCGCGCTCTCCCATCGGGGCTTTTTGGAAATGAACTCCATCCGCGCGCTGGAGCATGTCCTCTTCGAACTGGAAGGCAAAGACTACCGGAACCCCGAACTCTACTACGTCTCGATCTTCGGCAAACCCGATTCCAAAGGGACCTGGGGCTGGCGGTTTGAAGGGCATCACCTGTCTGTGAATGTCACCATTGTCGATGGCAAAAAATTCTCAGTCACTCCTTCCTTCTTCGGCTCCAACCCCGCAACCGTCAAGCAGGGGCCGCTGAAAGGTGTCGAAGTCCTCAAGGAAGAACAGCAACTGGCGTTGAACCTCGTCAAATCGTTCAATCCCGATCAGTTGGCCATCGCCACCATCGACACAGCCGCCGTCGATAAAAAACTGCTGGCAAAAAGTGTGATCAAAGAAGTCCTGACCACCGATGATCCAGTCGTCGACAAAGGTCTGATTCAGCATAAAGGCATTCAGTACGCCGACCTCGACCCCAAACAGCAGAAAATGCTTCTGCGTCTGGTCAACGCCTACCTGGGTCGTTTCCGCCCCGAACTGCTCAAGGGAACCCGCTACCTGGGCAACCTCCGCGATGGCGACCACCTTTACTTCGCCTGGAGTGGCGGCCAGAAGCGGGGTGAATTCCATTACTACCGCATTCAGTCTAAGGTTTTCCTGATTGAATTCGCCAACACCCAGAACGACGCCAATCACGTCCACGCGGTCTTCCGCGAATTCGACGGCGATTTCGGTCGCGACCTGCTCAAAGAGCATTTTAAGCAGCATCAGAAATAATTCTGAAAGCAAGATGACCAGCAACAGGCCCGATGAGCAACCTTCATCGGGCCTGTTTTCTTTTCAGAGG
The sequence above is a segment of the Gimesia algae genome. Coding sequences within it:
- a CDS encoding DUF3500 domain-containing protein, with protein sequence MKTYHPYSSLALLTCLCVTLGSSTLTFAEPTKAQQASISRASREMAAAAKRFLASLPEEQRKAATFKLDSKERDSWYFIPDFAIKEDKRTGLPMTKMTPQQQIFAVTLPATALSHRGFLEMNSIRALEHVLFELEGKDYRNPELYYVSIFGKPDSKGTWGWRFEGHHLSVNVTIVDGKKFSVTPSFFGSNPATVKQGPLKGVEVLKEEQQLALNLVKSFNPDQLAIATIDTAAVDKKLLAKSVIKEVLTTDDPVVDKGLIQHKGIQYADLDPKQQKMLLRLVNAYLGRFRPELLKGTRYLGNLRDGDHLYFAWSGGQKRGEFHYYRIQSKVFLIEFANTQNDANHVHAVFREFDGDFGRDLLKEHFKQHQK